From the genome of Mastacembelus armatus chromosome 12, fMasArm1.2, whole genome shotgun sequence:
AATTATACAAATGACCTCTGTGTTTTTTGCCCATCACCATATCTTGAACCCTTCTTTAACTTGGGTCATATGATATTTACATGAATCAGTGAGTCTGTGCTGCACAGGTGATACAACAAAGGATTTGCCTGCagggagcagcagctgaaagaatGAATCACAGCATATCGAGGAACTGTCCACATCGTGCTGATGATGCTATCATGAGTAGGCAACTGGGCTGAAGTACTAACTTTGCACCTGCGTCCTGGATTACATCCTTGTTGCTCAGCAACGTTAATTAGCCTGTGACCCTTTTTACAAAGCAGAAGATGCAATAGTTAGATGGCTATGAGACAGAAGCAGTTTAAGTGTCTGTCTGCTCTCTGTTCACCCTTTGAGCTCCTTTGCTTAGGAAACTAGGAACTTAGGTCAGAGTGAAGGCTGCATGAGATGGGACGCACAGTGCAGATAATGGAGCAGGCCAGACAATGTCAACAGATACTGTGGGTCACAAGGTAGAGGATGCCTGACACGATGGGAAGACAGGAGCCTCCCACCATTTTGTTTATCTGCCACACAGAAATTATACACCTCTTTTAAGTATTCATGACATGCACATGATTATCTCAATGAAATTATTGTTTCCACTTTTTCAAAGAGTTTTGAATCACGGTGACCAGACAGGGCTGTATTCAATTCACTTTAAAAGTAGAAATGTAACTTTCACAGATGAAATACATTAGCACAAGTGgcctttttcatatttaatgagcCTTCAAGTCTGAATGGCAGCTCCATTATCTACAGAGGTAACAGCCTGGTctcaaaaacaaccacaaagcccaaacatgcaaaacaaaaacacgcAGCTGCTGCAGTCTTACCTGTCATACGTTTTGTTTCTATTCTCAAGGTGAACGGAAAAGGTGAGTTCACAAAttcacagagggaaaaaaaaacatcagtttccTTTTGTGCGACAACGCGACACGTACGAGAGAAAGCTCGGTTTATGGTCCGGAGCCAGACCGACCCGACCAGCCTGCAGAGCAGATGCGGTACCGGGGACAGCGGACGTCTCCGTCACGGTGCAGACCGCGCCGCAGGGCTGTCAGGACGAGAGACCGTCACGCTTGGTGCGTCCGGTCTCTTGCATGTTGATGCTTGTACTACAATACAGCAGATGATTGTACCTCATCCTGTTTATAATTACTGTCTAGGGCGCAGCGCAGTTTGCCGGAGCAGCTGTGCACTTTACGGTCAGCATCCCGCCTGCACCCCCCGAACACCGGCCGTACACCGACCCGTCACGCACGCTCACAGTGCACTCCCCTCCCTCtttccgtctctctctctctctctctctctctctctgggtgcAATCTGGCTAAAATATACGAGCAcctgggggaggaggggggacTGACGGGACTGACGAGACTGAAGCAAgaaaggcacaaaaaaaaaaatcagctgctgGAGCTCAGTGAGCCAGAATTAATTGAGCATCTGTCCCGTGGGTGACGCAGTAATCTGGCATTAGTGCGTCACCGATAGGAAGAATTGATCAGCATGCCAATAATTAAACCGTGGCTTGGAAGCCTTCCTGTGATATCTCTCTTTACAGCAGTTTGAGCCTGGTTCCTGTTTCTGTACAAAGGTGAGGACACCTCACACAATttccaaagtttttttttctttttaagataAGCCTTGGTcgttttatttaaatacagttttagtATTGGTGttacctttttaaaatacataaattattCATCATCTTGTGTTATACTGTGACAATGCATCCATTAGAAAAGCTGGTGCATGCAGTAATTTAATGAAACCACACTATTAAAAAAGTATTCCAGCAAATAAAGTTTGAGGGCTCACATGAGACACATAAGAATGATAAAAGCAGGGGTCAGGATAATCCCCACTACAGAATAAACCCCCAATATAAAACGTACCCTCCCACTCAGTAAATGCTCTGTATTTTAAATCCCATGCCAGGTTTCTATGAAGGGTCATTTTCGGACATTTATGGAAGCTACTCCTAAAAACAGTATGTAGAGGGTCAGGGGAAGAAACTCAATCTTTGCATGTGACATTACAGACACTGAGGACAGAAGCCCCTGTGACGAATAAACTGATCCTAACTAGTAACGTTGGTTTGTATACATACcacattcagacagaaaaactaaactaaactttcAGAGTCCTCAAGTGCTTCTGAATATGGTATCCGGCATTTAGTTTAAACATCACTTATAGTTAGACAACAATAGTAAAACAAAGgaatatttaataaatgtgtCATTAACACTCCCACAGTCAGGCTCTTCATCATAAAATTCATTCCCAGATTCTGTATGGCCCTGACTGGGATTAATGCAGATGTGTAATCTCAGTGGAATGTACTGATCCCAAGCGCCAGCTGTTCGCTGACAGCACATAGACACCCATAAGTCCCTGctaacacacaaagcagaacaAATGCCATCCATTCACTACTGTGCATTTACATTCACAGGATGCATCttctgcattaaaaaacaaaacaaaacgtcAACTATGTAACTTTTCCTACATGgcaaaatgtaaatattcagtGTAATGTTATCTTTGGTCTCAGCTTGAGCTAATATGTGGAGTAACTgtaaagactgaaaacacaaccaGTCAGGAAAGCAAGTATCTGAGTTTTTAAGAGTCTACAGTCGCTTTTTGGTTTTGACCAGCCCTTTCTCCACCAGGCAGCGGTAGAACTCCTGGatgtatgtgtacacacacttcCAGTCGGGCTCTTTCATCCGGACTAAATCATCGGCGTCCAGCAGAGGGGGGCAACCTGCCAGCctcctgcagacagagacagagtgtCACTGAAAATAACCTGTGAAAACTGTAAAGTCACTTTGCTCTTAGTTGCCATTTACTTCTGGAGTTTATTCCAGATAAGCTACATATGTATTCTTGTATAAGTAGTGGGAGCTCACTCTGCGGTGCTAAAAGCCAGCTGGAAGTTATCCCTGGGCTTGTTAGGGTTGAGAATGGAGTACTCGAATGCATCAGGGAAAAATCGGTGCACCAAGGCGCAGAAAGCTATGCCGTCTTTCCAACTTGAAGAGAAGTTCTGGATGTCGACCCCCTGTTTCATACCAGAGGGGAGCcagtttaaaagaaaacatggcgATAGATGAGACACAAAGGTCAGAACTGTGTACAGCTCCACAGGGCAATAATTCACAAAAAGGGCCAGGGCATATTTACCTCATATGGCTCTGTTTTGGCTCTGCACCAATCCAGAAGcatctgtttgacatttttagcaTTGGGTGCTGTAGGAGAAGTACATATCTGGGCTGAGGCTACAGCGGGACTGGTCTTGCTgatgagagaaaataaagacaaacactggATGTAAAGAAACTTACCTCATGATTTAACTTAGCCAATGCCTGGCCAGACAAGATTACTAAACAATTACAATAACACTTTGCTTTGCAGCAGTCTCACTCCTATTAGAAGGCATAAGATGAACCTGTATCATCTGAATGAAGTTTTCTGTTACAAATAATACTTTACCACGTAGTTGGCAAAAACTgttgtttaacattttaacactgtgtAACATTTTATGGCTGTGGCCTCAAGTGTACCCACACAAACAAGACTTGACTTGTTCGCCTGTGCTGAATGTGACTCACCTGCCTGATGTCCTGTTGAAGGGAGTGGAGGCTGGCAGAGAAGGCTGGCCTGCAGGTTCTGACAAAATGCAgagaatcaaaataaaaatacgaaagctcaaataattaaaaaaataaaataaaataaaacaatagtaGAACATGCTCAAGGACAACAGAGGTGCCAAATCAGACTCACTGTTTATTGATGGCTGCTGGTTCATAGATGCTCTTCCAATGTTTAAGGCTCCACTTGTCGTTCCCCCTTTGCTCAGGCCCTGCTGTCTCAAGTCCTGCTGCCGCGACCCTCGCTCCTGTTCCCGTTTATCTGGTGGACGGACAGACGACGGAGAGGTGAGAAAACAAGCAAAGCATTAGAGAAGAAATGCAGGTGTCATTATGGTGGAGAGCAAAGGAGTAGATGTTGTCCTCAGCTTTTACCACGCTTTTTCTTGAGCAGGTCCCTTAATGCAGCACGAATCATTCGTCTCTCTTCAAAATCTGTTGCATTGTCCaactaaaaatataaagcagaggttaaaaacagacattaaaggAAACAGCTTTTAATAGATATTTTGCAGTGGTTGCACATTTTCACAAGTTCTAATATGGTATTTAGATTTCCTGTAATTTAGAAAAGGAAATCTTCCCCTCACAATCACATGTATATAATTCAAATCAAAGCCAAGTGACACCAAATGACTATGTTACTAAGTCTGGCACTGATTTTCcattaaactaaaataataaacgGAAAACAGTCTCATCCAACAAGATATTAATTCCTGCTCTATAGTCTTAGAAGAGTTAACCTTACATTTAAGGATGAGACTGATGGGCTGGTTACCAGATTCCCCTCACATGACAGTAAGACAACTGTTACTGGCTCACCATCTTGTTGAGAACCTCTTCATCCTCAATAGCAGCTAGTTCATTGCTGGTCGGTGATGTTGATCCACTGTCAGTTTTTGACTCCATGTCTGAGCCGTAAAAACCTGGGATTTCAGagataactgaaaaaaaaatgctttgaaatgtattctttcttttcttgtttgtaTATGCAACAAACTCTCCAAAATAACCATTATATTTATGATTCCCATAGAATTAGAAATTTCTGAATTAGACCCAACAGACTAGTTTTTACTGGCTGGTTATTCTATTTGTAGTGTGCTCAGTATTGAAATATAAACAACTCTGTGAGTCTTGACAGACACAAACTGAgcagacatgcaaaaaaatgtgTTCGTCTTACTGAAGTACCCCCCAGTGTATCTCAGCAACTGCAGCATAGCTGGGGCAAAAACACGTACAAATATAGTAATGTAGTGGAACGAGACCATTACTGAAAGAATCTGATAGCAGCGTAAAACTATGTGTGCTCAGACACAGCTGAAAAGGGGCTGAGGTAATGCTTTATAACATAAAATCTTATagataaagtaataaaatgggaaaaataGAAATTCAGATCAAGGATCGGTGGCTGTAGTGTCACTCACCTGTTTTCAGGATGTAAGCGTATACGTCTTGTGACTTCTGCGAAGGTTTCAGGGCTCTCCTCTCCTTGACTCGACCCTGCTTTAAACGTGTCTGGAGAGCTGTGAGAGCTCACCCTGACATCACGCCTCTCACAGCAGCACTTCATAAGGTTGCATGTTTAGAAAGAGATTGGAGGTTGCTTACACAAACCACCCAAGATgggaagaaggaggtggagtaGGTGGGAGAAACACATCAGATCCTCATCCATCCAACTCTGTCACACTCTGTCTTCCTCTTGTCATAGCGTCCTGGGTGGACCAGGTCACGTGAGGCTTTATGGTGCATTGTCTCAACCAGTCTTTATCTTTCAAATTGTAGACTTCACTTGGTTGCAATTCATCTGGAAGGGGCTGCCAGACAAATGGTCTGGTGGGAAATGAAGGAGTTAACAAGGACATAAAGTGAGGAGCACTGCCTTATTCAGGCAAAAGACTGAGCAGTGTTTACAGAAGTAGAGGAACCTCTAAAAGGGATCacagtgcacatacacacacacagttttcattCCTCAGGGCGACTTTATGTtgactgacattttttattGGAGACTTAACCAAACCTTATCTGTAACCGCTACTTACCTAATCCCAGTTCtgaccctaaccttaacctttcACTAATCTGACACAAAGTCATCACTACAAAAATCAGCGATTTACGCTGTGTGGAGCCATATCCCATGAGGAAGACTAAGTCCCCACAGCGTGAGTGTGTAAGCAGGTCTCCGTTTCCACAGTGTGAGTAACACCAggtgcacagacacaaacacacaaatctaGAAGTAAACAAATCGAGCAAAACACATGTGTTACCTTCAATAGTGATCATTTCATATTCAGTGGTTAAGGCACATCTATAACAAATTTAGAAAGCAGACAAACTGCTCCACCAAGTGGTGATCACTTATAACTGctttaaaataatctgaacaAAATGACATAGTGGCTTTTCTCACAGCCGACATTTTAACTTGGCATAGTAGGAAAAAAACTGGTTTACTAATAAGGTTACTGTTTTACTCCAGTGTCCCAGTCTGGTCTCGGCCGGTCACGATGACAAGGTGACACTGAGCcagcaacaataaaacacaagaaaataaaagcaccctgAAATTGAAGCAGTTACATGCAATTCAGccattattgatttttttttgcaatttttctACTGTgatgtttcaaaataaatgtgttttgctgtttcctgGAAAGGAGTGCTGACATTAGTGTTATGAaattaataaacaacaaacaatgatTTAAATAATGGATCAATTGTTTAAGTTAAACTTAATGTCCAGCATGTAAATTCAAAGTCATTTTATTGAATTGTGCATGTTGGTCAGACAGAAATAGTCATTTAAAGATGTCACTTCAGGCTTTGGTAGCTTCTGATTGGATGAAACAGACATGAGCAATATTGTCATCACTCATCAGAACTAGGCAGGgaactgaaaaaatgaacagGGTTAGTGTTAAACAATACTTTGATTCAACACACTACATATTTGTTGACTATAAATAACATATACAGCAGGTGTGACAGTGaagtttttttaatgtaggCAACAACTCTGACTCAGTTATAAGGTGGCCTGTTATGTTGTTTATTGtaccagtcagtcagtcagaatcACAAATATGTTTGCTCCTCAACAGAAGCACGTGTGGCTGTCGGTGGCATTGAAGGTATTAATTCAATAAAATAGCAAGTCACTTCTTTCTCCTCTACAATATGACCAAATAAGGCATGAGGCAAACATTTCATTCTTAAGCCAGTGTAGTTTAAACCTGCCTTATTTGactataaaatacataaacatgataaaataaCTATTTACATCCCACTAGCTTTGCAAAGATTCAAAACCAGTATGTACACAGGAACCACAGGCTTGCCAGTGCAACTGCACTCATAATTTAATCAACAAAATATCCATGAAAACAAGCAGCCAAACCTGCCAAAAACAAGACGATGAGAGTTTAActcataaaaaacaaacaaaaaaaaaagactgctgaAGCCATTCTGATCATAGCTCAACATAAAACGTATGTATATCTTAATGTCTGTGAtcagattattttaaattcatcatccacatgctgctgttttattgcAGATGATGAAAAGCTGCTTGATCTCAGTCCAGTTATTAATTATAAATGAGCACATAACAGTGAGTCCTATTTAACAGTTGAGGTATTCAATTATGCAAATCACATGAAAATATGATACAAGTTATTTATCAAACTCCAATATATAAAACTGCTGGCATCTTTCTTGTACTTTTTTCACTTAGTGTTTTATGAAAAGCATCTTAGGTTCATCTATAGGTTCTCAAAATAAACTGATGCTCAGGACGACGCAATTTGATAAATGGCACCCTTGAAATATGAATTTATGGCATATGAAGTCAAATATTTCAACATACAATTCTGCCTGCTATTACTCACGATGGCgaaatatacagaaaaacatgatgggtgtcatataaacaaaaaaaagccttgttgttgttgtgtgtgagaTCAAACTGTTTGTCTGGTCAATGAGAGAACCAGAATTACTACAGTTTTTAAGTGTGACTAAATAGCTTTCAAAGTAAACATTTTGGTGTCCCATACATGTTGGAGGCAGTGTAACAGACACCCCAGATTACTTAAGATGCTttcagcagaagcagcagcgtTCAGTCTTCAAAACTTTGTACATCTGACTTTTCTACAGAGGAGTAGAGGAGAGATCAGTGCATAATATTACATCCATACATGTGCAAGACCACAATCTACAGCATCCCAAAGCTAGTGATTGCTATGgtcattcaaaaataaatattttattccacataaatattaaaaggggaaaacatatattttgtcacaaaataaatttcaataaaatacttttcaaattactttgagaaaaaaaaaacaaaaacacagcgtATCAGAAGAAGTGACAAGATGTTCTGGTCAATCAAATTTTCAAAACTGTCATTCACACAAAGGGAAAAACTGAACCATTAGCAGTGGTCAGGATTTCATAAGCTACCTCAGAGGAAAGCTCGATCCTCATCCTCTACTGGAACAAGATAGCTAAAGTTGACTGACACTCCTTAGAGAACTTGTAAACCTAATTATTGCAGTATGCTGGAGTTATAGTGCACTGTTGTAAAGGATAAAAATAATTGGACTAATTCTACAGAGAGACTGTGGTTTCGAGCAGTTTTGAGAACATAATGTAGGACTTGTGGGTTAACAGggaaagacaaaacacataTCTCAGACCTCATTAAAAAATGTGCTTCAGCAGAGGAAAAGAGGTGTCTCATTGCACAGAAATGTTAGCTTTGAATTTTAGCCCTCCAACAAATGTTGCTTCCTTATTTAAAAGGCTTCCTGcatcacaaattaaaaaaaaaacaaaaaaactaaacaaaaaacaaaaagctgccaaaaaaaaatccagtccTTTACCATGACAAGGCAAGGTGGATTTCAGGTAACAGTACcattaacaaatatttttaatacaaaCTGTGCCTGTTTAGATTTGAGGTGGGGGTGGTCTCGAAACTTTGCCCCCTAAATTGTTTCACAAGCCTCTGCAGCCAATAACATCAGCCAGCCACCCAAAGCATCAAGTAGAGCCCTCTGTAAGTGAGAACATCTTCACAGTGGAGGAGtatgtgtgacagtgtgaaTACCTCATGAGGTATCAAGCAGTATATAGTGCTCATGCATGCATATACTGGTATAGGCTATGTGTGACTGTTTTACAGATGGAGAGAATTTAACCATGATAAATAAGGGCAATCGTTTCCTCTCTGTAAACTCCAGTTCTGTGCAACTGTAggagaaataaattggcacaaTGAGGAagttaaaattttttttttttaaataaaaacatgtcacaaCAGTGACCATAGCCTTATAAAGTCACActccctgtgctgctgctaaCCACGGGGTACAGGACCATTAGCCAGGATGTTTATCTTTTAATCCTTCAAcattttattctctctctcctttattCTTTCTATTcagtctgctttgttttcttgtttcccGTCAGTTCTCTGCTGATGATATGGTGGTTTAGAGGCACAGGTTTTGGCCTCACCACATGCAGTGTGAAAGTCCACCTGTCGGGACCCTTTAGCTTTGGCCCTCCGGGCATCCATGTAGCTGACGATGAACTCTGAGTTCTGATAGATGAGCATGCCTGACAATGTCAGCACTGCGCCGGCGCAGCTGAGGGCAGACAACTCGCTGCCGAAAAGCAGCTGAGACAACAGCAGGTTTCCCACCACGCTCAGGTTGCCGAGGATATGCAGAGTGACGGCTGAGGTGAGCGTGATGACGCAGCAGCTGGCCAGGTTGTACATGACTGAGCCCAGGCAGCTGAGCAAGATAAAGACCCACAGGTGGCGGTCGTAATGCAGCGGTGACTCCAGCACAGCCCAGTTCTCCAAGGCCAGAGCTGCCACAGCCAAGATGAGGAAGCTAGGAATGGACATCAGGTAGAGCAGGAACACGGAGTTGATTTTCTCCTCCTGAAGTAAGATGCCTGAGTACACAGAGGAATGCATACCGTTGATGCAAACATGATACAGGTTTTAAGAGAATAAGAAAGATGCTTTCTGAAACTAAATTTTCTCATCCTGAAGTTAAATCCCTTAGAAAACCAAAATGTATGAAGCAGTTACAAACATGACTGCAATGGGAAATATTTCACTCAAAAACAAACCTCACTGGTATATGACATTCAGAACATACATTTTAGTTTCTACATTTCTTAATTCCaatactttactttactttagcTCTGTGGTTTTCAAGTCAAAATACCTAAATTGGAATAACAGGTATAGATGTGGATGGAtagtcaaaataaaagaaacaggctTTCTTCTGTTCACTGATAAGCGAGCTCTGAGTGAACCAGAGAAATATGCAAAACTCCTGTTAGGTTTACATATTGTGCCTTGGTGTCTGGTCATATAGGAAGTGAAACACATCAATAAAACttatcagtgtttcagtgagAGCCAGAGCAGCCGCCACACTGTCGACACACAGTGAACACTTTATAATACTCACTGGGATACTATCAGGGCAATTAAACAGGAAGAGGTGTGTGGGTAAATGGTGAAAAGTAAGCTCATTAAGGAGACTGGTACAAGAACTACAAATGAGAGGGAATGAATATAGCTTAATAAAACTTAAGACAACATCATCGAGCTAATCTGGCACCTCAGAGAGacacattttcattatcattaaatAACAGTAATGTGCAGCAACTTCCATTGATTGTATTATGTTTACAAATTCAACTCTAATCGAGAAAGGCAGtattgacattttctctttgcatATATTTAACCCCTACACAACAAACATGCAACTCTCTAAACACATTTGTCTATTTGTCACAGAGCAGTTACTTAGAATAAATTAGAGATTTAATGTGACGACCCTCTCTGCCACTCCAGGTACAAAGTATGTACCAAACTGAATATctgctttttatgtttgttatgTAACAGATGACAAAAGACAGGCCCACGACATATTTTTAGAAACTCATTACTTTTAGTTTTCCTTCTCAGACAAATGCAGTGTTGTGCAGATTAATGATGTCAGAGAGCCTAATccactgcacacacaaagcaaTTTCTGCAGCAAATGTTTCTGAGCGTGCAGATCATTAGATAAATGACCTGACTGGGCAAATGTAGTAGAGGGAAGTAACTTTTCCCCCCATGTGATGTTAATTCAACACAGGAATACTGTGTTACCAACTGTGGCTCTATGGTTTATCTCAAAATACACCACTGAGAA
Proteins encoded in this window:
- the smtna gene encoding smoothelin encodes the protein MESKTDSGSTSPTSNELAAIEDEEVLNKMLDNATDFEERRMIRAALRDLLKKKRDKREQERGSRQQDLRQQGLSKGGTTSGALNIGRASMNQQPSINKPAGQPSLPASTPFNRTSGSKTSPAVASAQICTSPTAPNAKNVKQMLLDWCRAKTEPYEGVDIQNFSSSWKDGIAFCALVHRFFPDAFEYSILNPNKPRDNFQLAFSTAERLAGCPPLLDADDLVRMKEPDWKCVYTYIQEFYRCLVEKGLVKTKKRL